In the Flavobacteriales bacterium genome, TTTGCACCGCTCCACACTCATGCGCACCCTCCTTCTCTCCCTGCTCACCGTGTCCACCCTGCTCCGGGCCGCGGAGGGCGAACGCCCCGTCACCAGTCGCATCAGCGCCGCCAAGGTGTTCCTGAGCGGCGCACAGGTGAGCCGGTCCGCATCGGTCACCGTGCCGGTCGGTCGCACCACGCTGGTGTTCAGCGGTCTCAGCCAGGAGCTGGATCCCATGAGCATCCAGGTGACCGGAAAGGGCGGCTACACGATCCTCAGCGTCAACCATCGGATCAACTACCTGACGGAAAGCCCGAAAAAGAAGGAGATCGAGGAGCTCAAGGAGCGGATCACGAAGCTCGAGCACGACTGGGCCGTCGAGAACGGGCTGCAGCAGGTGTGGGTGAACGAGGAGCAGCTGTTGCTGAAGAACAGCGCGGTGGGCGGGCAGCAGAACGGGCTGACCGCCGCGCAACTGCAGGCGGTGAACGACTACGTACGCGAGCGGATGAAGGCCATGAAGGCCGGCTGGCTGGCGCAGGAGGAGAAGAAGAAGGCCATCCACGAGGAGGCCGAGAAACTGCGGCAGCAGTTGGGCACCCTGCAGGCCCAGGCGCCGCGCCCCACCAGCGAGGTGGTGGTGGAGCTCGACAGCCCTGCGGAAGTGGCCGCCAGCTTCACCCTGGGCTACTTCGTGCGCAGCGCAGGTTGGACGCCGGCGTACGATCTGCGGGCCAGGGCGGTGGGGCAGCCGATCGAACTGCTGATGAAGGCCCAGGTGGTGAACAACACCGGCGAGGACTGGACGAAGGTGGACCTGGGCCTGAGCAGCGGCAACCCCACGCAGGGCGGGGTGATGCCCGAGCTGCAGGCCTGGGTGCTGGACCAGCCGGTGATTTTGGAGACGATCGCCATCCGCGGCGCACGGACCAGGAGCGAGGCCTACCGCGAAGCCCCACCGGCCGCCATGGGCGATGTGACGATGCAGCGGGAGGACATGGACGCGATCGCGACGGTCAACAACACCGTGGTGTACCGCACCACCACCGTGGAGTTCACCATCGACGCACCGTTCAGCGTGCCCAGCGACGGGCAGGCGCACACCGTCGGCGTGCGCACGCACAGCATCCCGGCCACCTACCAGCACTATTGCACGCCGAAGCTGGACCCCGACGCCTTCCTCTATGCCCGCACCACCGGATGGGAGGACCTGAACCTGCTGCCGGGCCAGGCGAACGTGTTCTTCGAGGGCACCTTCGTGGGCCAGAGCCATCTGGACCTGAGCCGGCCGCAGGACACCTTGGCCATCAGCCTGGGCCGCGACAAGGGCGTCGTGGTGGAACGGGTGCGCCGCAAGGGCACCGATGACAAAGCGGTGATCGGTGGCCGTCGCACGGTGACGCGGGGGTGGGATATCACGGTACGCAACACCAAATCCACTGCTGTGGACCTTGAACTTCGCGACCAGTATCCGCTGAGCCCGCGGAGCGAAGTGGAGGTGAAGCTCGAGGACGCCGGTGGTGCCTCGGTGAACGAACAGACCGGCCGGCTCAGCTGGCGCCTCAGCCTGGAGCCCAAGGCCACGCGCAAATTGAGCTTCGTGTACACGGTGAAGCACCCCAAGGACCAGCCCGTGGTGCTGGAGTAGTTTCGCGTGCATCTGAAGCCTGCGGACCGCACATGCGCCACGCACATCTCCCCGCCGCCCTCCTCCTGCTGGCCCTGGTGCCGCTGCACACCTGCGCACAGCGTGTGAACGCCACCTTCATCGGCAACTGCGCCTTCCGGATCGGGCTCGAGGACTGGACGCTCTTCACCGACTTCCCGTACCAGCCCGGCTACTCGGGCTATGACACGTACGAGATGCCCGCCGACATCGCCGGCGTCCGGGGCACGGCCCTGATCACGCACGGGCACCTCGACCACTTCGACAGCAGCCGCTTCGCCACGACACGCCTGGACCTGATCGCGCCCTTCCTTTCCGAAGGCGAGCAGGCCGAAGCCCTGTCCGCACTCGAAGCCCGGGGCATCTACGTCTACCCGCAAGCCACAGCACATGCGGAGATGCCCCATGCGTCGTACATCGTCAGCATCCGGGGTCGCCGTCTCTACATCGCAGGCGATACCGAGGACCCCGCGCACCTGCTGGCCTCCCGCGACCTGGCGGTGGCCTTCGTCACGCCCTGGCTGCTGCGCACCGTGCACGCTCAAGGCAAACGCATCGATGCGCGGGCCGTGGTGGTGATGCACCACGAGGCCGACATGGTGGACAGCCTGGAGCTGCCCACCCCGTGCGATGGGTGCCGCTTCATCATCCCACGTCAGGGCGAGGTGATCGAGCTGTTCCGCTGATCCGGACCGCAAGGGATGTTCGGGCGATCGTGCCCGCTCCGAGGACCCAACGCGCACTTTCCGGATCCCCAGGCCATCGATCCGGACGACCTTTACCGGCCAAACCATCCCGGTATGCGACCCATCATCCTGTTCCTTGCGCTCACCGCACTACCGGCCTGCCAGGCGCCACACCGCACGGACGACCCCGCCGGGTTCCTTCGGCGCCACGTGGAGACCGGGCTGTGCAACCCCGTGTTCATCGAGGGCGACAGCCTGTGGACCATCGAGGAACGCATGAAGCACTACGGTGTGCACGGCGTCAGCATCGCGGTGATCGACAGCTTCAAGATCGCCTGGGCGAAGAGCTACGGGGTGATGGACACCGCCACGAAGCTGCCGGTCACGGACAGCACCTTGTTCCAGGCCGCCTCCATCAGCAAGCCCGTGTTCGCCATGGCCGCGTTGAAGCTGGTGGAACAAGGCGTGCTGCAGCTTGATGCCGATGTGAACACCCAGCTCAGCTCGTGGAAAGTACCGGAGAACGAATTCACCGCCACGGAGAAGGTGACCTTGAAGCGCCTGCTGGGTCACGTGGCAGGCACCACCGTGCATGGCTTCCAAGGCTATCGGCAGGGCGCTCCCTTGCCCACGCTTGTCAACATCCTCAATGGCGAAGCTCCCGCCAACTCGCCCCCTGTGGTCGTGGATCAGGTACCTGGAAGGGCATGGAGGTATTCAGGCGGCGGCTATTGCGTGGCCTCGCAGCTGATCCTGGATGCGAAAGGCGGCACCATCCCACAGCACATGCACGAGCTGGTGCTGAAGCCGCTGGGCATGACGCGAAGCACCTACGAACAACCCATTCCTTCGACCATGGTGCACAACGCCGCCAGCGGCTACGTGCCCAACGGCTCCATGGCAGTGGGCAAGTGGCACGTGTATCCCGAGATCTCGCCCGATGGCCTGTGGACCACCGCGACGGACCTCGCGCGGTTCGTCATCGATATGCAGAGAACCCTGGCGACGGACAGCGGCAAGGTGCTCACACGCGCTACTGCCGAGCAGATGGTGGAGCCCTTCGTGGAACCGCACGGCGGCGTGGGATTCTCGCTCATCAACAAACGCGGCGAGCGCTACTTCGAGCACGGCGGCTGGAACGAGGGCTTCTGCGGCGAGATCATCGGCCATGCCTCCAGCGGCAAGGGCGTGGTCATCCTCATCAACGCCAACCGACCGGCCTTCATGTACGAAGTGGTCCGCTCCGTGATGCGCGCATACGACTGGCCGGGCATCGTTCCATCACGAAAGCAAGTGCCGATGGACGCCGCAGCGATGCGGACGCTCACCGGGCGGTACAAGGACGGCAGCGATAACAGGGTCACCATCGCTGTGCGTGACGGCGATCTGTATCGCGAGCCGCTGCGCGAACCCGCGACCGAGCTGGTGCACATCGGGGAAGGGGTGTTCGTCAGCCGCACGGATGAGCGCAGGCTACGCTTCATGCCCGACAGCGCGGGCCGCATGACGCTCCGCGTAAGCCAAGGCGACCCCGATGAGCTGATCGTGGCCATGCCCCGCATGCAGGACGATGAGCTCGTACCGTTCGAGCATGTGCAACGTGGCGATCGCGATGCGGCCCTGAAGGCCTACACCGTGCTCCTGGCCGCGGACCCCAACGACGAAGCCGTGAACGAACAGCGGTTGAACGCGACCGGATACGAGCTGATGAACTCGGGGAAAGCCCAACAGGCGCGCGACCTCTTCTTCATCAACATGAAGCTCTACCCGAAGAGCTCCAACGTGTACGACAGCTACGCCGAGGCCTGCCTGATGCTCGGCGACAAGCGCGAGGCGCTGATCCATTACAAGCGTGCGGCGCAGATGGACCCGAACAACGCGAATGCAGCGAGCATCGTAGAGGAGCTGGAACGCGAAGGGATCAAGGCCGAATAGGCCTGCCGATCAGCTCTTCGGCTTCAGGTCGTACCCCATGCGGATGGTCATGAACTACTGCTCCTGTTCAGGCCAAGGTCCTTGAGCTGGCCGGTACGCACACCGAAGACCCGGCCGCGGATCATGGGCTGGCGTTCCTTGCACCAGCGATCCCGCTTGTGGTGCGGATCCGACCGTTCAGGCAAGCGATGCGCTCAGGGTGATGGGCACGCTGCGCAACAGCTGGCTGATGGGGCAGTTGGCCTTGGCATCCTCGGCGCAGGCCTGGAAACGCTCCGCATCGATGCCGGGTACGCTGGCGGTGAGGTCGAGGTGGATGCCCACCACGCCCATGCCGTCGCCCACCTTGTCCATGGTCACGGTGGCGGTGCAATCGAGCCGGTCGGCGGTGAAGCCGGCCGCGTTGAGCACGAAGCTCAGCTTCATGGTGAAGCAGCTGGCATGTGCGGCGGCGACGAGCTCCTCGGGGTTGGTGCCGGCGCGACCGTCCTCGCTCACGAAGCGGGTGAGGAACGAGTGCGGGGTGCTGCTGAGCGCGCCGCTCGTCGTGGTGACATGGCCTGAGCCTTCCTTGCCGGTGCCGCTCCAGGTGGCGGTGGCTTTTCGGTTGATGGGCATGGGATGTGTGTTAGGTCGGCCGCCGAATGTAGCTTCTCAGCGCCGCATGAGCTTGAAGGCGATCCCCCTTCCCATCTTCTGGAAGATGGCCAGGTCGATCCATACCAGCGCGAAGCCCTCCAGGATGGGCACCTTGTCGTCACCGCCGAGGTCATGGCACTCCTCAAAGCCCACGGCCTTCACCAGGTCGCGCACCGTTCCCTTGGCCGCCTCGC is a window encoding:
- a CDS encoding DUF4139 domain-containing protein, which translates into the protein MRTLLLSLLTVSTLLRAAEGERPVTSRISAAKVFLSGAQVSRSASVTVPVGRTTLVFSGLSQELDPMSIQVTGKGGYTILSVNHRINYLTESPKKKEIEELKERITKLEHDWAVENGLQQVWVNEEQLLLKNSAVGGQQNGLTAAQLQAVNDYVRERMKAMKAGWLAQEEKKKAIHEEAEKLRQQLGTLQAQAPRPTSEVVVELDSPAEVAASFTLGYFVRSAGWTPAYDLRARAVGQPIELLMKAQVVNNTGEDWTKVDLGLSSGNPTQGGVMPELQAWVLDQPVILETIAIRGARTRSEAYREAPPAAMGDVTMQREDMDAIATVNNTVVYRTTTVEFTIDAPFSVPSDGQAHTVGVRTHSIPATYQHYCTPKLDPDAFLYARTTGWEDLNLLPGQANVFFEGTFVGQSHLDLSRPQDTLAISLGRDKGVVVERVRRKGTDDKAVIGGRRTVTRGWDITVRNTKSTAVDLELRDQYPLSPRSEVEVKLEDAGGASVNEQTGRLSWRLSLEPKATRKLSFVYTVKHPKDQPVVLE
- a CDS encoding MBL fold metallo-hydrolase; the protein is MRHAHLPAALLLLALVPLHTCAQRVNATFIGNCAFRIGLEDWTLFTDFPYQPGYSGYDTYEMPADIAGVRGTALITHGHLDHFDSSRFATTRLDLIAPFLSEGEQAEALSALEARGIYVYPQATAHAEMPHASYIVSIRGRRLYIAGDTEDPAHLLASRDLAVAFVTPWLLRTVHAQGKRIDARAVVVMHHEADMVDSLELPTPCDGCRFIIPRQGEVIELFR
- a CDS encoding class A beta-lactamase-related serine hydrolase; translated protein: MRPIILFLALTALPACQAPHRTDDPAGFLRRHVETGLCNPVFIEGDSLWTIEERMKHYGVHGVSIAVIDSFKIAWAKSYGVMDTATKLPVTDSTLFQAASISKPVFAMAALKLVEQGVLQLDADVNTQLSSWKVPENEFTATEKVTLKRLLGHVAGTTVHGFQGYRQGAPLPTLVNILNGEAPANSPPVVVDQVPGRAWRYSGGGYCVASQLILDAKGGTIPQHMHELVLKPLGMTRSTYEQPIPSTMVHNAASGYVPNGSMAVGKWHVYPEISPDGLWTTATDLARFVIDMQRTLATDSGKVLTRATAEQMVEPFVEPHGGVGFSLINKRGERYFEHGGWNEGFCGEIIGHASSGKGVVILINANRPAFMYEVVRSVMRAYDWPGIVPSRKQVPMDAAAMRTLTGRYKDGSDNRVTIAVRDGDLYREPLREPATELVHIGEGVFVSRTDERRLRFMPDSAGRMTLRVSQGDPDELIVAMPRMQDDELVPFEHVQRGDRDAALKAYTVLLAADPNDEAVNEQRLNATGYELMNSGKAQQARDLFFINMKLYPKSSNVYDSYAEACLMLGDKREALIHYKRAAQMDPNNANAASIVEELEREGIKAE
- a CDS encoding OsmC family protein — encoded protein: MPINRKATATWSGTGKEGSGHVTTTSGALSSTPHSFLTRFVSEDGRAGTNPEELVAAAHASCFTMKLSFVLNAAGFTADRLDCTATVTMDKVGDGMGVVGIHLDLTASVPGIDAERFQACAEDAKANCPISQLLRSVPITLSASLA